Proteins encoded in a region of the Candidatus Thermoplasmatota archaeon genome:
- a CDS encoding ribose-phosphate diphosphokinase yields the protein MLVIPGSSSTTLSQRIAQVLNSKLVKPEIKRFPDRECYIRILENLDNEEVLLVQNTYPDESILELILLQDAISEFKIRKLITLIPYFGYGRQDKKFKEGEAISARALAKRLELDTDEVITIDIHKKDVLRYFNIPAANISAMPQIGEYLKKLGIELVIAPDRGALELARTASKVIGCEYDYLEKIRTGEKVELKPKNLNVKGKRVALVDDIISTGATVATASHYLKSQGAEKVYNACTHGLFIGNALEKLEKVCDGVFSTDTIESKFSVISVAEEVKKLLA from the coding sequence ATGCTAGTAATCCCAGGAAGCTCTTCAACAACGCTCAGCCAGAGAATTGCACAAGTGCTTAACTCAAAGCTGGTAAAGCCTGAAATTAAGCGATTTCCAGATAGAGAATGCTATATTAGAATTCTTGAAAATTTAGATAACGAAGAAGTTCTACTTGTGCAGAACACATACCCAGATGAGAGCATTCTAGAACTTATTTTACTTCAGGATGCTATCTCAGAATTTAAAATTCGTAAGCTGATAACGCTAATACCTTATTTTGGGTACGGAAGACAAGACAAGAAATTTAAAGAAGGAGAAGCTATAAGCGCTAGAGCTCTTGCAAAAAGGCTAGAGCTCGATACAGACGAAGTAATCACTATAGATATTCATAAGAAGGATGTACTCCGATACTTCAATATTCCTGCAGCAAATATTTCAGCTATGCCACAGATTGGCGAATATTTGAAAAAATTAGGAATTGAGCTAGTTATAGCTCCTGACAGAGGCGCTTTAGAGCTAGCGAGGACAGCATCTAAAGTTATAGGATGCGAATACGATTATTTAGAAAAAATAAGGACAGGTGAAAAAGTTGAGCTGAAGCCTAAAAATTTGAATGTGAAAGGTAAAAGGGTAGCGCTCGTCGATGATATTATCTCCACAGGAGCTACCGTAGCAACTGCTTCCCACTACTTGAAATCGCAGGGCGCTGAAAAAGTTTATAATGCATGCACTCACGGGCTTTTTATAGGAAATGCTCTAGAAAAATTGGAAAAGGTTTGCGATGGAGTTTTCTCTACAGATACCATAGAAAGTAAATTTAGTGTGATAAGCGTTGCTGAAGAAGTGAAGAAACTTTTGGCGTAA